The following proteins are co-located in the Petroclostridium xylanilyticum genome:
- a CDS encoding S8 family peptidase has translation MRFKISDFKVLDVRRSQKREVIDYGVEMVGAPLEWSETTGKGIKVGVIDTGIDVNHEDLRGRIKEYVNFTSSDRQNVLDDNGHGTHVAGIIAAERNNVGVIGVAPEADLYIAKAFDKDGSADFEAIRNSLVWMAERNVDVINMSFSSQTTSREYQKIISDLYASGITLVCAAGNEGASEGDNGDTIGYPARFDETIAVTAVDINKKRADFSSVGAEAEIAAAGKDIYSCYLDNGYATLSGTSMATPVITGAVALLQAKGLRRYKRRLTPEEIRLVLHIYSEDLGEAGRDTEYGFGLFSFGRFNRTDYVYDNAALRTRGSLRTDMILNAIIAGILLL, from the coding sequence GTGAGGTTTAAAATAAGTGATTTTAAAGTTTTAGACGTAAGGCGTTCTCAAAAACGGGAAGTAATTGACTATGGCGTAGAAATGGTAGGTGCTCCCTTGGAATGGAGTGAGACAACAGGAAAAGGTATCAAAGTAGGTGTTATAGATACTGGAATTGATGTTAATCACGAAGACTTACGGGGAAGAATAAAAGAGTATGTTAACTTTACATCCTCGGATAGGCAAAATGTATTAGATGATAATGGACATGGCACACATGTTGCAGGCATTATCGCTGCTGAACGAAACAATGTAGGGGTAATAGGAGTTGCACCCGAAGCAGATTTATATATTGCAAAAGCATTTGATAAAGATGGTTCAGCAGATTTTGAGGCAATCCGTAACAGTCTTGTGTGGATGGCAGAACGTAACGTAGATGTAATCAACATGTCATTTTCATCCCAAACCACTTCAAGGGAATATCAAAAAATTATTTCTGATTTGTATGCAAGTGGAATTACTTTAGTATGTGCAGCAGGAAATGAAGGTGCCAGTGAAGGAGATAACGGGGATACTATTGGTTACCCGGCACGATTTGATGAAACCATTGCGGTTACAGCAGTGGATATAAACAAAAAAAGGGCAGATTTTAGTTCCGTAGGAGCAGAGGCCGAGATCGCCGCAGCGGGAAAGGACATTTATTCTTGCTATCTGGATAACGGTTATGCTACTCTAAGTGGTACTTCTATGGCTACACCTGTTATTACCGGTGCAGTAGCATTGTTACAGGCAAAAGGACTTAGAAGGTATAAGAGAAGGCTTACCCCTGAAGAGATAAGATTAGTGCTTCACATTTATTCTGAAGATTTGGGAGAAGCAGGAAGAGACACTGAGTATGGATTTGGTTTGTTTTCTTTTGGAAGGTTTAACAGGACTGATTATGTTTATGATAATGCCGCATTAAGAACCAGAGGATCTTTAAGAACTGATATGATTTTAAACGCAATCATTGCTGGAATTCTACTGTTATGA
- a CDS encoding YebC/PmpR family DNA-binding transcriptional regulator, with amino-acid sequence MSGHSKWANIRHKKEKTDAQKGKIFTKIGREIAVAVREGGPDPNVNSKLKDVIAKAKANNMPNDTIARSIKKASGELGGANYEEIVYEGYGPSGVAVIVEAMTDNKNRTAGDMRHYFDKFGGNLGANGCVSWMFDKKGVIAIEKSGDIDEDELMMEALEAGAEDFSSEDEYFEILTSPEAFPQVRDTLESKGFTFASAEVTMLPQNTVKLEGDDAVKMQRLIDALEDNDDVQNVYHNWDMPEETDD; translated from the coding sequence ATGTCAGGGCATTCGAAATGGGCCAATATAAGGCATAAAAAAGAAAAAACTGATGCTCAAAAAGGAAAGATATTTACAAAAATAGGTAGAGAAATTGCTGTAGCCGTAAGGGAAGGCGGCCCAGATCCTAATGTCAACTCAAAGCTTAAAGATGTAATAGCCAAGGCTAAGGCAAATAACATGCCTAATGATACAATTGCAAGAAGTATAAAAAAAGCCTCGGGTGAACTAGGTGGGGCAAACTATGAAGAAATCGTTTATGAAGGTTATGGCCCATCGGGGGTAGCTGTTATTGTTGAGGCCATGACAGATAATAAAAATAGGACTGCTGGAGATATGAGACACTATTTTGATAAATTTGGTGGAAACCTTGGAGCGAATGGGTGCGTATCATGGATGTTTGATAAAAAGGGTGTCATTGCTATTGAAAAGTCTGGTGATATTGATGAGGATGAATTAATGATGGAGGCCTTAGAGGCCGGTGCAGAAGATTTTTCATCAGAAGATGAATATTTTGAAATATTAACTTCACCCGAAGCTTTTCCACAAGTGCGAGATACTCTTGAATCCAAAGGATTTACCTTTGCATCTGCAGAAGTAACAATGCTTCCTCAGAATACGGTGAAATTAGAAGGTGACGATGCAGTTAAAATGCAAAGACTTATCGATGCTTTGGAGGATAATGATGACGTGCAAAACGTGTACCACAACTGGGATATGCCTGAGGAAACTGATGACTGA
- the yunB gene encoding sporulation protein YunB yields the protein MRFWTRGGLRYRPKYRKMNRRNYNIYLVIAVIFLLVFYSLSLFDKKIRPTITSIAEARAKYIATRAINEAVNEKIAESNLKYEDLITFQKNNDGQITALQANIVKMNQLKAALSMSVQQKIVNIDSTQINVPIGNVINSQILSGWGPRIPVRLIPVGTAQIDFKSNFSTAGINQTKHEIFLEVHSTVAVLLPMVKTSSEVVTTVPVAETIIVGTVPQQYINVEGATSNAPDTILNMLN from the coding sequence ATGAGATTTTGGACGCGCGGGGGTTTAAGATATAGGCCCAAATATAGAAAAATGAACAGGCGTAATTATAATATATATCTTGTTATTGCAGTAATATTTCTGCTAGTATTTTATTCATTGTCGCTCTTTGATAAAAAGATAAGGCCTACAATTACTTCTATTGCAGAAGCGAGAGCTAAATACATAGCAACAAGGGCTATTAATGAAGCAGTAAATGAAAAAATAGCAGAAAGCAACTTAAAATATGAAGATTTGATTACTTTTCAAAAAAACAATGATGGACAGATTACTGCGCTTCAGGCAAATATTGTTAAGATGAACCAGTTGAAAGCGGCTCTTTCTATGAGTGTGCAGCAAAAAATCGTGAATATAGATTCAACACAAATCAATGTACCTATTGGAAATGTAATCAATAGCCAGATTCTTTCCGGGTGGGGTCCACGAATACCTGTAAGGCTTATCCCCGTCGGAACTGCCCAAATCGATTTTAAAAGCAACTTTAGTACGGCAGGTATCAATCAAACTAAACATGAAATATTTCTGGAAGTACATAGCACGGTAGCGGTTTTGCTGCCAATGGTCAAAACCAGCTCAGAAGTGGTTACAACAGTGCCGGTAGCAGAAACTATTATTGTTGGCACAGTACCACAGCAATACATCAATGTAGAGGGTGCCACTTCTAATGCACCCGACACAATATTGAATATGCTAAATTAG
- the ligA gene encoding NAD-dependent DNA ligase LigA translates to MNIEQAKKRINELREAIEYHNYKYYVEDQPEISDFDYDKLLRELEELEAKFPELITPDSPTQRVGGKPLEGFETVVHNVPMQSLSDVFNENELYEFDNRVKTALHSQEVEYVVELKIDGLSVSLEYENGTFIRGSTRGDGVIGEDVTQNLKTIKSIPLKLQEKIPYLEVRGEVFISRDNFIKLNEQREAMEEPLFANPRNAAAGSLRQLDPRVTAGRKLDIYIFNVQQVQGKNFNTHAESLEYLKNQGFKVSPTYNVFKDIKDVYGEILRLGESRGTLPFEIDGAVVKVNSLRQRDALGSTSKSPRWAVAFKFPAERKETVIKDIYVQVGRTGALTPNAILEPVRLAGTTVSRATLHNIDYIRQKDIRIGDTVIVQKAGDIIPEVVEVVKEKRKGGEKEFHMPTHCPVCGAEVLREEGEAVTRCTGIECPAQLMRNIIHFASRDAMNIEGLGPAIIEQLLEKDLIKGAADLYYLKFEDLVNMDRMGKKSAENLLNAIEKSKGNDLSRVLYAFGIRLIGQRAAKLLADHFGSIDRLVQANVEDLTQIHEIGDKMAQSVVNFFKQEQSKDTIEKLRRAGVNLQSLKKEAIKDNRFEGLTFVLTGTLTNYTRSEAANIIESFGGKVSGSVSKKTSYVLAGEEAGSKLDKANQLGVKVINEQEFQEMIK, encoded by the coding sequence ATGAATATAGAACAAGCAAAAAAGAGAATTAATGAATTAAGAGAGGCTATCGAATACCATAACTATAAATATTATGTAGAAGATCAACCGGAAATAAGTGATTTTGACTATGATAAGCTGTTAAGGGAGCTGGAAGAATTAGAAGCAAAATTTCCTGAACTAATTACTCCCGATTCTCCAACACAAAGGGTTGGAGGAAAACCCCTTGAAGGCTTTGAGACCGTTGTACACAATGTTCCTATGCAGAGCTTATCTGATGTTTTTAATGAAAATGAGCTATATGAATTTGACAATAGGGTAAAAACGGCTTTACATTCACAAGAGGTAGAGTATGTTGTAGAACTGAAAATTGATGGATTATCTGTATCGTTAGAGTATGAGAATGGCACATTTATAAGGGGTTCTACCCGGGGGGATGGGGTGATAGGTGAAGATGTTACTCAAAATCTCAAAACAATTAAATCTATTCCCTTGAAACTGCAGGAAAAAATTCCTTATCTTGAAGTAAGAGGAGAAGTATTTATTTCCCGGGATAACTTCATTAAATTGAATGAGCAAAGGGAAGCTATGGAAGAACCTTTGTTTGCGAATCCGAGAAATGCTGCTGCAGGGTCATTACGACAGCTGGACCCCAGGGTTACTGCAGGTAGAAAGCTGGATATCTACATTTTTAATGTTCAACAGGTACAGGGTAAAAATTTTAACACCCATGCAGAGAGTTTAGAATATCTAAAAAATCAAGGTTTTAAGGTAAGTCCTACATATAATGTGTTTAAAGATATCAAAGATGTATATGGTGAAATCCTAAGGTTAGGCGAAAGTAGAGGCACACTTCCTTTTGAAATTGATGGTGCTGTAGTAAAAGTAAATTCATTACGGCAAAGGGATGCGCTGGGCAGTACGTCTAAAAGCCCGCGGTGGGCAGTAGCATTCAAATTTCCTGCCGAGAGAAAGGAAACAGTAATTAAAGATATATATGTACAGGTTGGAAGAACCGGTGCGTTAACACCCAACGCCATACTTGAGCCTGTGAGGTTGGCCGGCACTACTGTGAGCAGGGCTACTTTGCATAATATTGATTACATCAGACAAAAGGATATTCGTATAGGTGATACGGTAATAGTGCAAAAAGCGGGAGATATTATTCCTGAGGTAGTCGAAGTTGTAAAAGAAAAGAGAAAAGGTGGTGAAAAGGAGTTTCACATGCCTACTCACTGTCCTGTATGCGGTGCGGAGGTGCTCCGGGAGGAAGGCGAAGCTGTAACCCGTTGTACCGGAATTGAATGTCCTGCACAGTTAATGAGGAATATTATCCACTTTGCTTCTAGGGATGCAATGAATATAGAAGGACTGGGGCCGGCAATAATAGAGCAACTGCTTGAAAAAGATCTGATTAAAGGTGCAGCAGACCTGTATTATCTTAAATTTGAAGACCTGGTAAATATGGATAGGATGGGGAAAAAATCTGCTGAGAATTTACTAAATGCCATAGAAAAATCAAAGGGTAATGACCTTAGCCGTGTCCTTTATGCATTTGGAATCAGACTGATAGGACAAAGAGCTGCAAAACTTCTCGCAGACCACTTTGGTTCAATAGACCGCCTGGTACAGGCAAATGTGGAAGATTTAACCCAGATACATGAAATAGGAGATAAGATGGCCCAGAGTGTTGTGAATTTCTTTAAACAGGAACAAAGCAAGGATACAATAGAAAAACTTAGACGAGCAGGTGTCAACCTTCAGAGTCTGAAGAAAGAAGCCATTAAGGATAACCGGTTTGAAGGACTTACTTTTGTTCTTACGGGAACCCTGACAAATTATACCCGCAGTGAGGCTGCAAATATTATTGAGAGCTTCGGAGGCAAAGTATCAGGGAGTGTATCTAAAAAGACCTCTTATGTCTTAGCCGGTGAAGAGGCTGGAAGCAAGCTTGATAAAGCCAATCAGCTTGGGGTGAAAGTTATTAATGAACAGGAATTTCAGGAGATGATTAAATAA
- a CDS encoding ArsR/SmtB family transcription factor, with the protein MIYIDDLQSGLNVFKALSSEIRIEILKLLSKHKQLNMNEIAEKLNLTNGAITMHIKKLEECGIIEVSTATGKHGTQKICYFHEDKLIVDLKKEENEENSYEVEINVGHYSSYQIFPTCGLATKDNIIGEVDEPRYFADPERINAGIIWFTKGFIEYRIPNYLKANQKLSEIQISIELGSEAPGFCDNWPSDIYFYLNEVELGYWTSPGDFGDAKGLFTPAWWFPNWNQYGLLKLLSINKYGTFIDGLKISDITLDDINLNYKSDLVLKLAVPEKAKNIGGLTIYGKNFGNYNQGIKVRVLYEVMNVTVNDNT; encoded by the coding sequence ATGATATATATTGACGATTTACAGTCAGGATTAAATGTCTTTAAGGCATTGAGTTCCGAAATAAGAATTGAAATACTGAAATTATTATCAAAACACAAACAATTAAATATGAACGAAATAGCTGAAAAATTAAACCTCACAAATGGAGCTATTACAATGCATATAAAAAAACTTGAGGAGTGCGGTATAATAGAAGTTAGTACTGCTACAGGAAAACACGGCACTCAGAAAATTTGTTATTTTCATGAGGATAAGTTGATTGTTGATTTAAAAAAGGAAGAGAACGAGGAAAATTCATACGAAGTTGAAATAAATGTCGGCCATTATTCCTCTTATCAAATTTTTCCAACTTGTGGGCTGGCTACAAAAGACAATATCATAGGCGAAGTAGATGAACCAAGATATTTTGCTGATCCAGAACGTATAAATGCCGGAATAATATGGTTTACAAAAGGGTTTATAGAGTATCGAATTCCAAACTATTTAAAAGCTAATCAAAAATTATCGGAAATACAGATTTCTATAGAACTCGGTTCTGAAGCACCAGGCTTTTGTGATAACTGGCCCTCTGACATATACTTTTATTTAAACGAAGTTGAACTTGGCTATTGGACCAGCCCTGGAGACTTTGGTGATGCGAAAGGATTATTTACACCTGCCTGGTGGTTTCCAAACTGGAATCAATACGGGCTTTTGAAATTACTTTCTATTAACAAGTATGGTACATTTATTGACGGTTTAAAAATATCTGATATCACTCTTGATGATATCAACCTGAATTATAAAAGTGATCTTGTGTTAAAGCTGGCTGTACCGGAAAAAGCAAAAAACATTGGTGGATTAACCATATACGGTAAAAACTTTGGTAATTATAATCAAGGTATTAAGGTCAGGGTCCTTTATGAGGTTATGAATGTTACAGTAAATGACAATACCTGA
- a CDS encoding ABC transporter substrate-binding protein, giving the protein MKRVKGLMGIMIACVLLVSMFAGCGSSSKTSSSSAGESNTQAAAGETTKGEVKLEVLTFSQPHEKAIYDKLITKYQAKYSNVKVNFTVTTQADYGMKIKAAFAAKKAPDVFYVAPGDLRAWVDAGRLLGLDEYIAKSKDIDINNIWPQALKRYKYDGKQTGQGTLYALPKDISAFAYAYNKTMFQKEGIPLPDPNKPYTWDEFLQVCQKLTKDTNGDGKFDQWGAGFDPAWSLQPFIWNGGAQFLNEDKTKVMVDTPEFINALQFFADLTVKYKVTPSQLESQALGYYQRWLDGQLGFFACGNWDVGAFNDPKTLKFDYDLLPWPVKDASIPSSTWTGSLGFAVSKVSKHPQEALNLACFLSVDPDGQKELSDAMIQLPNLMDYAKGEYKSKFTKPANIDVFYNYIEKTGQPLPTEYTYNAEWWDEFQLGIVPVLQGKKTAEQYCKEVAPKMQAKLDKAIELSKQNAIKD; this is encoded by the coding sequence ATGAAAAGGGTAAAAGGTCTTATGGGTATCATGATTGCTTGCGTACTACTTGTCAGTATGTTTGCTGGCTGTGGTTCTTCAAGCAAAACTTCCAGTTCTTCTGCTGGTGAATCCAATACTCAGGCTGCGGCTGGTGAAACGACAAAGGGAGAAGTGAAGCTCGAAGTTTTAACATTCTCACAACCGCATGAAAAGGCTATTTATGACAAATTGATTACTAAGTATCAAGCCAAGTACTCTAATGTAAAGGTGAATTTTACGGTTACTACTCAGGCTGATTATGGTATGAAAATTAAAGCGGCCTTTGCAGCAAAAAAAGCTCCTGATGTATTTTATGTAGCTCCTGGAGATCTTAGAGCATGGGTGGATGCAGGAAGGCTTTTAGGTCTTGATGAATACATAGCCAAATCCAAAGACATCGACATCAATAATATTTGGCCTCAGGCACTCAAACGGTATAAATATGATGGCAAGCAGACAGGACAGGGTACTCTATATGCTCTGCCAAAAGATATAAGTGCATTTGCGTATGCTTACAACAAGACAATGTTCCAAAAAGAAGGTATTCCGTTGCCCGATCCTAACAAGCCATATACATGGGATGAATTTCTTCAAGTTTGCCAGAAGTTGACTAAAGACACAAATGGAGACGGTAAATTTGATCAGTGGGGAGCAGGATTTGATCCTGCGTGGTCGTTACAGCCATTCATTTGGAATGGAGGTGCCCAGTTTTTAAACGAAGACAAAACAAAGGTAATGGTGGATACTCCTGAATTTATAAATGCACTTCAGTTCTTTGCAGACCTTACCGTAAAATATAAAGTAACGCCAAGCCAGTTGGAATCACAGGCTTTGGGTTACTATCAGAGATGGCTTGATGGTCAATTAGGTTTCTTTGCTTGTGGCAACTGGGACGTAGGCGCATTTAATGATCCAAAAACATTGAAGTTTGATTATGATTTGCTGCCATGGCCTGTAAAGGATGCAAGTATTCCTTCATCAACATGGACTGGCTCTTTAGGTTTTGCAGTTTCAAAGGTTTCAAAGCATCCCCAGGAAGCTTTAAACCTGGCATGCTTCCTGTCTGTTGACCCTGATGGACAAAAGGAACTCAGTGATGCGATGATTCAGCTTCCAAATCTTATGGACTATGCAAAGGGAGAATACAAGAGCAAGTTTACAAAACCGGCTAACATAGATGTATTCTATAATTATATTGAAAAGACAGGACAGCCCCTTCCAACAGAATATACATATAATGCTGAATGGTGGGATGAATTCCAGTTAGGCATAGTTCCTGTGCTGCAGGGGAAGAAGACTGCTGAACAATACTGTAAGGAAGTTGCTCCCAAAATGCAGGCTAAGCTCGATAAGGCTATTGAACTGTCAAAGCAAAATGCTATCAAGGACTAA
- a CDS encoding carbohydrate ABC transporter permease yields the protein MNTTAQDVVVKKVKLLPKKKLSKYTVHEERVAWLFILAPILQFLLFASIPMIYSFVASFTDWDGMSKMTFVGFSNYIEMFKDINFYKALFNTVFYLIGIPIGMILSLLLAMAMNRDIKGIRIFRTIYYVPVVSSLVAISIIWGWIYNGDYGLINSTLAMFGIQGPAWLFEPAFVKPAMIVMLVWKGLGSSLLLYLAGLQNIPADYYEACEIDGANAFQKFRHITLPLITPVSFYIVVTSIIGGLQIFTEIQVMTPNGGTDYSSASIVFYLFNKAFRSYQMGFASAVAWVLGVIIFIATIIQFKNSDRWVNNMN from the coding sequence ATGAATACTACGGCACAAGACGTAGTGGTTAAAAAAGTAAAGCTTTTGCCTAAAAAAAAGCTAAGCAAGTACACAGTTCATGAAGAAAGAGTCGCGTGGCTGTTTATCTTGGCACCGATACTACAGTTTTTGCTATTTGCTTCAATCCCTATGATATATTCTTTTGTGGCCAGCTTTACAGACTGGGATGGAATGTCGAAAATGACATTTGTAGGTTTTTCAAATTATATTGAAATGTTTAAGGATATAAATTTTTACAAAGCATTATTCAATACCGTATTTTATCTGATAGGTATCCCTATCGGCATGATATTGTCTTTGTTACTGGCTATGGCAATGAACAGAGATATCAAAGGAATTAGAATATTCAGGACAATTTATTATGTACCTGTTGTATCCTCTCTAGTGGCGATTTCCATAATATGGGGATGGATATATAATGGGGATTATGGTCTTATTAATTCTACTCTTGCAATGTTTGGAATACAAGGCCCGGCATGGTTGTTTGAGCCAGCCTTTGTAAAGCCTGCCATGATCGTCATGCTTGTATGGAAGGGTCTGGGTTCGTCTTTGCTCCTTTATCTTGCCGGACTTCAGAATATACCCGCGGACTATTATGAGGCATGTGAAATTGACGGAGCAAATGCTTTTCAAAAATTCAGGCATATTACCTTACCGCTCATTACTCCGGTAAGTTTTTACATTGTTGTAACATCGATAATCGGCGGACTTCAGATATTTACAGAAATTCAAGTGATGACGCCTAATGGGGGAACGGATTATAGCTCGGCTTCAATAGTATTTTATCTCTTCAACAAGGCTTTCCGTTCATACCAAATGGGATTTGCATCTGCTGTAGCATGGGTTTTAGGAGTAATTATTTTTATAGCTACCATAATCCAGTTTAAGAATTCCGATCGTTGGGTTAATAACATGAACTAG
- a CDS encoding carbohydrate ABC transporter permease, translated as MELLSKITVSKRKTEQIINIMIIIILSIGAIFMLLPFAWMISTSLKTKAQIFAMPPVWIPDPIVWTKYAEVFQKGEFVKGFFNSATVAFFVLLFGSFTSSLAAFAFAKLRFRHKEKIFLCLLGTIMLPYPIVMIPQYIMFSKVGWIDTLLPIIVPGLFGNVSMIFFLRQNLTSVSDALIEAAKIDGCGFFRMYWQIILPLIKAAIASQIILWFMFIWNDYLGPMIYLSTPEKMTLQVVIATFNAYYAIQSDYALIMAGAVVAMLPTLIIFFAFQKFIIKSIAISGIKG; from the coding sequence ATGGAACTTTTAAGTAAAATAACTGTTTCTAAACGTAAGACAGAACAAATTATAAATATAATGATTATTATTATCCTTTCAATTGGTGCCATCTTTATGCTCCTGCCGTTTGCATGGATGATATCAACATCGTTAAAAACAAAAGCGCAGATATTTGCAATGCCTCCGGTCTGGATACCGGATCCTATCGTCTGGACTAAATACGCAGAAGTATTCCAGAAAGGGGAGTTTGTAAAAGGCTTTTTTAACAGTGCTACCGTTGCATTTTTTGTATTGCTTTTTGGTTCATTTACCTCTTCTTTAGCGGCATTTGCATTTGCAAAACTCAGGTTCAGACATAAGGAAAAGATATTCCTGTGCTTGCTTGGTACAATCATGCTGCCATATCCTATTGTGATGATACCGCAGTATATAATGTTTTCAAAGGTTGGATGGATTGATACATTACTTCCAATCATAGTACCTGGTCTTTTTGGGAATGTCAGCATGATATTTTTCTTGAGGCAAAATCTTACATCAGTCTCAGATGCACTAATTGAGGCTGCAAAGATTGACGGATGCGGTTTCTTTAGAATGTACTGGCAGATTATACTCCCGTTGATTAAAGCGGCTATCGCATCGCAGATAATTCTTTGGTTTATGTTTATATGGAATGACTATCTTGGACCCATGATATATCTATCTACGCCGGAGAAGATGACATTGCAGGTGGTTATTGCAACATTCAATGCATACTATGCAATACAAAGCGACTATGCATTGATTATGGCAGGAGCAGTTGTGGCTATGCTCCCCACGTTGATAATCTTCTTTGCATTCCAGAAGTTCATCATAAAATCTATTGCAATAAGCGGAATAAAAGGTTAA
- a CDS encoding arabinan endo-1,5-alpha-L-arabinosidase — MKKSILFLMLPMLLLSGCSNQSHNMGKSTSDTAVLKDKSQNNDKADAKEKVLPKYPSKPPELNLFNSDAINHKELWGTMNGHDPAIFKDDASGKYYVYSTDVEIGSHPRPGAQIRRSNDLITWEFVGWALEDGIPEEIQAWTNATNIWAPDIIKAGNEYRLYCSASTFGSQKSAIFLAVSNSPEGPFKYRGIVVKTDTGDPVNAIDANLVVEEGTGQQYMVYGSFWSGINILKIDNETGLAAEEGFGKSIARRPRSVDGAIEGPYIRYNKDTGYYYLFVSYGSLFSDYHIRVGRSKSVTGPYVDFNGTELTNIEKNPYEVGVKIAGGYKFEQDLGWMALGHNSVLNDNGEWFLVHHARPEGEQNWPYMQVRKLVWSEDGWPLVSPELYAGEKLQKIDQSIIAGTYDRIKHFDFMLSVVEPSEKMYLKPDKTCMIDREKGEWFIEGDYRLVIQVGNITERYVIIPSWDWEKKTTTLVLTGIDSEGRCIWGKKNNSGN; from the coding sequence ATGAAAAAATCAATTCTTTTTTTAATGTTGCCAATGTTGCTTTTGTCCGGTTGTTCCAATCAGTCTCATAATATGGGTAAAAGTACTTCAGATACTGCTGTGTTAAAGGATAAAAGCCAAAATAACGATAAAGCCGATGCAAAGGAAAAGGTATTACCGAAATACCCTTCCAAACCGCCCGAGTTAAATTTGTTTAATAGCGATGCCATCAATCATAAGGAGTTGTGGGGTACAATGAATGGACATGATCCTGCTATATTCAAGGATGATGCCAGCGGGAAATATTATGTTTATTCTACTGATGTGGAAATTGGTTCCCACCCCAGGCCTGGGGCACAAATAAGGCGTTCAAACGATTTAATTACCTGGGAATTCGTTGGATGGGCGTTGGAAGATGGCATTCCTGAGGAAATACAAGCGTGGACAAATGCTACAAATATTTGGGCTCCGGACATAATAAAAGCAGGCAATGAATATAGGCTTTACTGTTCTGCCTCTACTTTTGGGAGCCAGAAATCTGCGATATTCCTGGCAGTATCAAATAGCCCTGAAGGACCATTTAAATACAGGGGTATTGTTGTAAAAACCGATACTGGTGACCCTGTGAACGCAATAGATGCCAACTTGGTTGTTGAGGAGGGGACTGGTCAACAATACATGGTATACGGTTCTTTCTGGTCAGGTATTAATATATTGAAGATTGATAATGAAACAGGATTGGCAGCAGAAGAGGGTTTCGGCAAATCTATCGCACGACGTCCAAGGTCGGTTGATGGGGCTATTGAGGGTCCTTATATCAGATATAATAAGGATACAGGCTATTATTATCTGTTTGTTTCATATGGGTCTCTTTTTTCTGATTATCATATCAGGGTGGGAAGGAGTAAGAGTGTAACGGGTCCTTACGTGGATTTTAATGGGACAGAACTTACCAACATTGAAAAAAATCCATATGAAGTAGGGGTAAAAATAGCTGGCGGCTATAAGTTTGAACAGGATTTAGGTTGGATGGCGCTAGGTCATAATTCTGTGTTAAATGACAATGGAGAATGGTTTTTGGTGCATCATGCAAGACCAGAGGGGGAACAGAATTGGCCGTACATGCAGGTTCGTAAGCTGGTATGGAGTGAGGATGGATGGCCTCTTGTAAGCCCTGAATTGTATGCCGGAGAAAAGTTGCAGAAAATAGATCAAAGTATAATTGCCGGCACTTATGATAGAATAAAACACTTTGACTTTATGTTGAGTGTTGTTGAACCATCTGAAAAAATGTACTTGAAACCGGATAAAACCTGTATGATAGATAGAGAAAAAGGTGAATGGTTTATCGAAGGGGATTACAGGTTGGTGATTCAAGTTGGTAACATTACCGAAAGGTATGTGATCATACCCAGTTGGGATTGGGAGAAGAAAACAACGACGCTTGTACTTACAGGAATTGATAGTGAGGGAAGGTGCATATGGGGGAAAAAGAATAACAGTGGAAACTGA